TTTGTCGGGACCTGGGGCCACCGCTGAAACCTTGTCCATATTGCATCTGATCCCATCGAGAAAGCTGGCGGCATTATGGGCGCCCGCCCGGCACAGGACCAGCCATCACAGCTCGATACGTTCCACCTTGCCCACCAGCAGGATGTAGGACAGCGCTCCAAGCAGCGCCAGGCAGGCAATGTAGGTAATGGCCGGCGCGAACGAATCGCCCGAAGCCAGGAAGCCGATCACGATAGGCGTGGCGATGGCCGACAGATTGCCGATGAAGTTGAATGTCCCGCCGGTCAGGCCCAGCAGGCGCGCCGGGGCGATGGTCGAGACCAGCGACCAGGTGATCGAAGCCAGCCCGTTGCCGAAGAACGCCACGGCCATGCAGGCGATCACCAGACCGGTGGAGTCGGCATAGTTGGCACCGATGATGGTCGTGGAGATCAGCAGGCCGGTAATGATCGGCAGCTTGCGCGCCAGCCCGACGCTATGGCCACGGCGGATCAGCCAGTCGGAAAAGAACCCTGAACACAGCACACCGATGAACGCCGCGAGAAACGGCAGCGAAGCCAGCAGGCCGGACTTGATGAAATCCATGCCGCGGTACTTCACCAGGTAGGTAGGGAACCAGGTCAGGAAGAACCACAGCGTCGAGTTGAGGCAGAACTGGCCCAGATAGATGCCCCACAGCTTGCGCCGACTGAGCACGATCCCCAGGTCTGCCCAGGCGAAGCCGGTCTTGCGCTGCGCGGTATCGGCCTGGATATCCACCAACCCGCCACCCTCGCGGATCAGCTCGACTTCGGCGGCATTGGCGCCCTTGAAATCACGGGGCTCGCGATACACCAGGTACCAGATGACACCCCAGAGGATGCCGGCTGCCCCCGTGACCACGAACACCATGTGCCAGCCGTAGCGTGCCTGCAGCCAGGCCAGCAGCGGCGTCAGGAAGGCCAGGCCAACGAACTGGCCGGAGGTGTAGAAGCCGATGGCCGTGGCCCGCTCCCGCTCCGGAAACCAGGAGGTCACCACCCGACTGTTGATCGGATAGGCCGGCGCTTCCAGTGCGCCCACGGCCATGCGCAAGACGAACAGCGCGATGAAGCTGGCGGCAAAACCCAGCAACACAGTGG
The Pseudomonas sp. DTU_2021_1001937_2_SI_NGA_ILE_001 DNA segment above includes these coding regions:
- a CDS encoding MFS transporter, with amino-acid sequence MHTRTLDSAAGLATPTRKRYFIMVLLFITVVINYLDRSNLSIAAPALTSELGLSPVEVGLIFSAFGWTYAAMQLPGGWLVDRVPPRILYAVALIAWSLATVLLGFAASFIALFVLRMAVGALEAPAYPINSRVVTSWFPERERATAIGFYTSGQFVGLAFLTPLLAWLQARYGWHMVFVVTGAAGILWGVIWYLVYREPRDFKGANAAEVELIREGGGLVDIQADTAQRKTGFAWADLGIVLSRRKLWGIYLGQFCLNSTLWFFLTWFPTYLVKYRGMDFIKSGLLASLPFLAAFIGVLCSGFFSDWLIRRGHSVGLARKLPIITGLLISTTIIGANYADSTGLVIACMAVAFFGNGLASITWSLVSTIAPARLLGLTGGTFNFIGNLSAIATPIVIGFLASGDSFAPAITYIACLALLGALSYILLVGKVERIEL